The stretch of DNA ACGTAATGTAACCATAAAGCAGGGAATtgaaatgtcctggtttcagctggaataaagttagttttcttcctagtatctggtacagtcctgtgctttggatttaggatgagaataatgttgataacacacagatgttttagttgttgctaagcagtgtttataacaaagtcaaagacttttcagcttctcatactgccctgccagcggaggctgggagtgcacgagaagctgggaggggacacagccaggacagctgaccccaactgaccaaaggggtattccagaccatatgacgtcatgcccagtatataaactgggggaattGGCCAGGGGGCACCGTGGCTCAGGGGttggctgagcatcagtcagcaggtggtgagcaactgtattgtccatcacttgttttgtatttttatttttaatttttattatgtattattattattattttcccttttctgtcctattaaactgtctttatctcaacccatgagttttactttttttcggattctctcccctgtcccactgggagcgggggaagtgagcaagtggctgcgctgtgcttagttgctggctggggttaaaccaccacataATACAGAATTTACTTAAATAAAAGACTTCATTTGATGTTGTCTTTGCTATCGAGCTGGTCAATGGGATAAGAGGAAGAGGAAATTTCAATCTGAATGTTATAGTGCAGCCTCCCGACTGACAGGTGTAATTTGGAGTTTTAATACGGAATTTGGAGTCTTTAATACAAAATACAAGCAGCGACCCAAAGAACCTTCCTACCCAGAGAGCACCAACAGAGGTGCACGGGAGGGAGCCGGACAGTGAAAGAAATTGCACTTACCTGTTTAGAAGCGCCTCGGCTGAATTTGCCAGATGGAACGGAGGGTCGTGACCAGAGCAGAAGGCCTCATTCTCCAGTGTCTGGAGCAGAGGACCGAGGGACGTTCAGGTTCTGCTGCTGTCCACCAGAGGGGGCCCGGCCCCCGCAGTTCTTCCAGCTCCTGCGCCAGAAGGCCATTTAGcagctgaacagcagcagcttttctttatttcttctcttgcctGCAGATGTTCCCCCGTGATAAAGGGAACTCCGATTATTAAAATCCTGTGATGACTTAGCCCATAagtttttcaatttctgtttgaaGTGTAGGAGAGATTAAATGGTATTTGGTTCATATGTCTTCTTGCCAAACTCAGTTGTTGCACAGCAAGTTGTACATTTTCTGTCCTACATAGTTATAGCTGCAAATGCTGTGTTCTTCTCTAACTTGCTGTGAAACTGTGCCCCAGTGTATTAGGCTTGGCCTTGATAATCTTGGGCCTTGATTACTATAATGGAACGCATCTAGAAGTAAAACTTTTGGTCTGAAAAagttcaaattaattaaaaatgtggcCGTCTGCCTAAGTCTCCCAGGCTGTAATGTTCCTCCTTGCGGTTCAGTGTACTAAAAAGGGCAGATCATCACCACAGAGAAATTGAAAACTAAGTTTCAGTACTCTCTTGCTGTTTCAGTAGgctcattttcttattttagatGAGGAACCAACTGTACTATCAGCATGCCAAAAGCTGCCCTTGTTTTCTGTCAGGCATTGGGGTTCAAGTCATGCAAGCAAGAGTCATCTCAACCACAGTTATTTACTTATGTAagggaaatgtgttttaaattaaacacaACCCCCTGCCATGATTAGTAcatttctgtgtgtgtttctgtagTGCTTTATTCCAGGCTGGTTTTCTCCTACAGCAGTAATTGACAGATCTCTGTCCTGGTTCTTACAGATTACAAAAGCATACCACTCAAAGGCCCTGGTTTGCCTCCCAGATAGGAACCTGGACAGTCCCAAAGCAGGTAAGATTGGAATACGTGGACACAAACACTCTCGTCTCTTCCACACACACAGGCTTGTGGAAGCGGGTGTCTCTTAGCACACATCTGGTTTAGTACACAATAAGGTAATACCTGTTTGTGTCATGAGGTATGTACATATATgggtatacatatacatattcatCACTGCTAGATTCCTCTGGTTTTTAAGGTTAAATCCTTACATGTTGAGTTTCAAAGGTGGGTTAAGTGAATGCTGAACTTTCATTAGAACCTCTCAAAATCCTCCTATGTTGGTATTTGAATCCTCAACTTTTGGCTATACTGTCCATTGTGTCTACTGGCTGGTCACTCTTAATTCATATATCTCAGAATATGAATGTTAATTGCAAgtttataaattgtttttatgTATGGGCAATGCCTGTTGTGGGAGGATTATTGTCAGTTAGATGCAAGTCCCCTTACACTGTGCAGTTGGGTACACCTAAGCTCTTAGCAGGGTTTGTGAATTCTACAGCTTCTCCATTTAAGATTCACAATTAACTGTGGGTGAAAATGAGCAGTAGTCATTATAAGATGCCGTTTACCAGGATGTTTTGTAACTTGCTTCTTCCTGTTTGGTGGGCCACAGATTTATAGATAAGTAATGTGTAACTGAAGTGGAGAGTGCTGGTAGGAAACCAGAGATTTTAGCAATAGAGGAATGCTGAAGGTTTTGATATCTGCAGAGGGTCAGGAGGTGGTTTGGAGCATGTGTGGAAGCTCCAGCTAACGCACATATCCCTTAAGTAAAGTGGTTAACCAAGGACCCCTAACAGAACTCATGAAAAGTGGAACCTTTAGATCTCAGACTGAAAAGCCTTTCCTATGAAAGAGAGAACTTTTTCATCACATTGTATTTCAGCCTGTCTGTAAATTCAGGAATGCATTTCTACATCATTACTGTTGAAttcatgttttcaaaacaaatgagaTTGGAGTCTTTAGCCAGGCTGTGTGCCCTTAGGGCTTACAACTTGCCTGCAGGAAGGGCTTGCTTACAAATAAAGCACCCCGATCAAGTCACATTGCCACGTCTCAGACTCCTACTTAAAACCATATTTCTGGGACAAGTTGCAAGACTAATATTCCTATATGCAGTACATTGCTGTTTCAGTATGTTGTTCATGCTCCTTTACCAAATATGGGTGAACATCTAAAACATTGGACCTATATAGAGCCCCACATCAGGCCATGAGAAGGGAATCTAAAGTAATACTCAAGTTACAAAGCTGTTCAGCACTGTATATTTAAAATAGAGACCCATTCAACTTTGTATACAATAACAGTTGTCACGGGTTTATTACTTTTGCACCTCCATGAAAGTCCTCAGACTCGGGGAGAAGAATTAGCTTTTGCACAATCTGAAGTTGaggttaaaaatagaaatagagtTTAATTTTCTCTCATGCTGCTGAAATTGTTACATCCTTCAAAAAGGTGCCAATCTAAATAGTGAGCCAAATTAAATGAAGGAATACTTTTTATAGCCAGAAGACAGGAGCTTGTAAGAACTACAAATATTTGCTGTCTGCTGCTCATGCACTTCCCCACCATGATGCAAGCAAGCTCTAGACCCTGATGTCCACAACTTATCAATTATCATTCTTCTGAGGGTGAAAATTAACCAgtgcttagaaagaaaaacattacagatccttaaaaaacccctaaaagtCAGGATAATTCAAAATTTTCTTGTCTGCTTTCCTAGCACCAGGAAAGCAAATTGGCATTTTCTACATGCTCTTCTTAGCAAAGGCATAATTGCAGCAAgaacttttattatttattacattttggCATCTTCCAGTTTGGCACTGGCCTTTAGTTCTGAATACATCAAGTCAATGCAAAGCGTTAGCTGTCTACAGTGGtgatttctttctcctcttcagaTGTCTCCTCAGAGGTGGAAGATTTCTCTCTACAGACAAGGTACTTCACACCTAATATGTTCTCCAAAGTCACTGGCTCCATTTACTGTCAGTGGACTTTGCATTATGTTTTCAggcctcatttaaaaaaaaaaattctggtaaTACCTCATGGACAATTTCAATACCTGACTCAGGCCACAGCAAAGTGGCAACAATAGGTGTTTcactcttttccctctccctcattGCTTGTCCTGCCACTCTTAATCATTTCTTTAGTTAAATCTATTCCATGACCTGGTTCATCTCACAGAGGAGTAGTGCAATTCTTTGAGTTGAGATGCTTTACAAACATCCTAGTCTGCACCTTCAGGGTAAAGTGGTGATTTCCAGGCTAAGCTAAGGTGCATATGAACTGTATAAGTGAGCTTGGCTTCAAAGCATAAACCAACATGTGTCTGAAGGTTTTTCTGCATGCATACTGTTAGCATTGGGTAACATTTGTCAGAATACAGGTTAAAGTTAATACACAGCCATATTCTGAAATTATTATGGGCACAGTTTCTAATGCTAGAAGGTCTTGAAAATCTGCTTACATAGTTTCAGTTCTGCTACTGTATTTCATCATGCAACACCAGCAATGGGAATACTATAACAAAAAGCTTACAGACAGAAGCATTCTATGGGCGGGAACACTTTTGTCCCTAATTCACCATGCAAATTACATCACTGTAGATGTAAGACTAAGAGATCAAGCTTCAAGTTTGTTAAAGGTATCAGGgagctatattttttttctgaaattggtGGCGTCTTGACTTTTACCTGTGGCTAGCTGGTCTCTTactttcattctgttttccaaCTCCCGTCTATATAGTACTACCTGCCAAATGTATAACTCATCACAAATCCGGGCAACTCCCAAACTATATCACTGTGAAATTCAACCAGCACAAAGTTCCCAGTGGAAGTAAAGTCTGCAGCCTTCTCTGTCCCACAGTAAGGGCCAACTGCAGGTGATGTAGGTCGGCTTCCATCATGTATGAGCAAGTAGTCATAGATGCATCTGTCACTATCTTCCAGCTCAAAGGATAACATTTTGAGAGATATCTGGAGAAAATACAACCAAAGCACTTTGCTTCCAGGTTATATACTTTTCTCTTATACTTTGTATGTAGCAAGCACAAAAATTCCTTATGTGCAGGCgtcatttttttattctgtgtttgcacCAGATCCTGATTCCATATTGTAATGCAAATTAGTAGCAAATTATTTGCTTAGTTCATCAGCATTTGGATTGGAAGGAGAAGCAAGGAACAGGATTGATCTTGTACACTTTAAATCATTTTCTCTAGAGAAATAGAAAAACACACCTGTGCAATGTTTCAGTTTTCTAGTGGGAACTCTTACCTAGGGATTATTCTGAACAAAGCCTACTGGTGCAAGCTAAATTCATAAGAATTCACATGCATGTGTAAAGGTTTTCCGTTGCTGAACACCTCAGATACCAACATCCAGCACAAGTTCTTAAATTGGATTTTTGTGTTCAAGTTTTTACTCTGAGAACGCCTGCTCAAAAAGTGACATTACAGCTGTTATTCTCCAAGGCAAAAAAGATTCCATTAGAGATCATTAGATCTGATGAAACCCACAGATGAATTAATCTGTCCCTTACCTTGTATCCTACTGGAGAACTGATGACCCAGAAGCATGCCTGGTTTTTGGGGTATTTATTGGGGTAGTTTGGAGAGGTGATGACTCCACTTGAGTCTGTGAAAGTATCTCCACAATTCACTGAGgagcaaatgagaaaaacagagaaaggcaTATTAACAAGAATATTTTGGCAGTAGAAGTGAGCTTGCTTATTGTATTCTTTTTTCAAGCCAAGAAAAAATGTGCTACCATGAAAATCTACTGCTGAAATACTTTACTTCTTTGCTTAGTATTTGTATCAGCAGCTATATTGAAGGAACCAAAAACATGGCTGCTAAATAACCTTTGGAGGACAGGAAACAGCTGCATCTAAAGCTCTATCTGTCTTTACAATTGAGAGTTACCATATTAGCATAGCATTCTAATGGTACTAACttactgcattttcagaaaatagtTAGCTCAAGTATTCAAGATAGCATTATCAAGCTAGATCTAATGCTATCTAGAAATGACTCCATCAAGACTAATGCAAAAAGAGTAAAGACTTCTTcaatttatgctttaaaaaagtttgcattttgaGTTGAAATAAGGCAATAACAAGTTATTTGGGCTTCTGCCTTCTAACTGAAAGCATGTTGCAACACAATAGAATTTTATCCAGCAGTCcataatgcatttttctgttcaTAAAACAGACACCCCTCAAGTGACTACAGTAGACATGGTGTTTCATATAACATAACAAAAACCTTTAATTCAGAAAGTGCAAGTTACCCAAGGTTAGTACCTCTCACATTGCATTAAATGCCACAAAATCTTGAATAGCATAACGCCCAGATGTGAAGAGGCTCTCAGAAGAACGTGAGTGGGTTCTCAGGATTACTAACATGAGACCCATACAACATTCCAGTTTGTGTTTCCTGCTAACCTTCAGCCCCATCATTGCCTAGCCTTCTGCATTAGCAATTGCTATGGAAGTGtaaagaataacagaaaaaaactacTCTGGAGTACACGTTCAAAATTTTCAGTTCTTCCATACAAATACTATTAATGCTGTTCTCCAAGCTCTGAAAAGGAGTGTTCGTACCCCTGTGGTAGGAGGCTCTGAATCCTGTGGCTGTAATGCTCTCGTCACTTGTAAACTGTATCAGCATTGTTGATCCAGATGCCACTAAGGAGGGCAGTGGTCCCTTCCCACAGTATTTGTCCAGCAAGACAGGGGAATTCTTGCTGTTTCCATTGTAAATTTTTATATAGTCAGAAGAACAGTCTGAGGAATGCTGGAGATCAAAAGCCTCAAACTGCAGGAAAATctcaagaaacaagaaaacagatGTTGGATTTAATGCTATACACAGGGAAAGATTGAAACCATCTAATTTTTATGAAGTGAGCTAGGACTTCATATTCATTTTACTATCCATATATCACTGAAATTTTACTTATAAAAAGAGCATAGAATTTCACCTAGCTATCCTGTTACTGAGCCCAGTGATTGATGTTTGACTATTGCTTGTCTTTGAAAAGCCATCCAATCTTAACAGGATAAAAATCAAGTTAAATAATGCATCTGATAGCCTTAATAAGTCTTATGAAAATTGTTGAGACTATCTTTTCATTCACTGCATAACAAAATAAATGTCTTGGTCCACGAAAATTACTCCCAGAGGGTAGtcataataatgaaataatgctGTGTAGCCTTGACACCGTGGTTCAAATCTTTTTTCTCCTAATAAAAATTACCTTACTTCGACGGATGCGGATCAACCACAGGCAGTTGCTATTGTTCGGGTATGGGGATGGGTAATTGACAGAGGAGAACGAGCCTTTGGATTTAGGCAACACATTGCTACAGCAATCTGAAGGGAAGAACCAAACAGTATTGAAGAGAATGAAAACTGCACAAAAATCTTCCAGAATTGCCTGACAAGGCTCTCCAACCATTTGCATCAGTCAAGCTTGTAAAAGAGAAACGAATTATTATTCATTCAAAACCTGTGAGTGGAATAAAGCTAGTTAAGGTACTTACCTGCTTCAGCTActgatgtttttttaaagacagtaggGCTTCACCCACATATTTTAGTTTACTATAAAAGGCCTGTATCTTTCATGAACTTTCTTAACCTCAATCACAGGAGTAGTTTCAATGACATTAGTATATTAATTCCCATCAGTAAATGTGTGTGTATTCATAAGTGTATGCAAAAATCAAGCTTGAAAACTAGATTCCATCAAAGCAAAGATGGGTAGTCACTGCGATAAAACAGTAACAGAGAGCACTGAAGTCAAGCTACAGACCTAGTGACTGGTATACAAAGTCTGATCTCATCTATCTTTCATTGTTCCACATGTAGCCTTCATTTATTGCAGCATGTGTAACTCCCCAAATTACAAAATATGAATATATGACATCTGAACATATGAATttatgatatttttcttttgctccctACTTTTCCTGAGATGACTGgactttttgtccttttttttagccctgaagtttttatctttttttttaaatttagcccttttcttccaaaacatacaGATCTAATTATAAAAATTATGTAATAATGGTATTGAAGTGTGACTCATTCCCAGCCCCACTAATCAAGAATAAATATCATTAAATAGTTGTTATCGCTGTCTTTGAGACCATGAGAGACACTTAAATTGTAAACCTGTCTTATCTGAAGTTAAGAATTTGGGAGGAACCACTCTCAGCAATGTTTTCTGTACCTAACTATCCAACTGAAGGAATGCTGATTCCCACTAATTACTGGTGTTTGTTTAACTAAGTTCTGTTTATTTAACTAAGTTCTAACACaattcagagcagaatttggTACACTAATATTTAGGCCTCGTTAATGTTTCTGCTCTTTTGGTGGAAACTAATTGAATAACTTCTCAGAAAAGTCAAGTACCGTATAAATCAATTAGCCTATATACTAGGAGTCGAGGCAAAATGCGTGCATTGCAGGAGCATGTTTGGTGTTTTACCTGCGTTTTGTGCATCTCAACTGATTCCCTGCAAAGAGCTGTTCTGATCAGCATAAATGGAAACCATACTTAGTGCCCTGCAGTCattttctaattgaaaaaaatcacaaacctgCTGGCACTACTGATGCACATGACTAAGCTATAATCATGGCTCAGGACAGTTTACGTGCTTTGCAACCTTCAGAGCTTTCCTGAAATGAGAAGTTGACAGAGGTAGCAACTATGATTTCTCTGATGGGTTTTGCTTATGTCAAAGAGCAGGGACTAGGTGAGGTTAACCCAGAATGACAGTGAATTATTGAAAGTAAATTGTCCTTTCCAAGAAGGCAGCAGCTTGGAACAGGAGCAGGTTTGTTTCCACACACATACCAGCCCTCTTGTAGGGCTAGGGAGAGATGTATGGAAAGGACTGTGGGCTGAGATCCTTTGGGGGATGTCTGACAGTGCCTACAGAGATCAGCTATATAAGGATTCACATGCCTTCGATCTGCAGCACTTACTGCACTTGTAGAGCTTGTTGATTTTTGCCACATCCAAGTTACTCAGGCCTTCTCTCTGCCCAATGGGTACAGAAGGGTCAGGAACTGGTACAATAGTTGGCTTCCCTGGAGTGCTGGAGAAATCATACCTGTAGAAATAAGGAAATCACATTTCTAGATCACTTCCCTTAAACAGTGAAGTTCGCTAACTGCATAATCATATTCATGTACCACATGCACAGAATGTCAATGGAAAAGGGCAAGAAGCTTTTCAGAGACCAGTTAGTCTTCCCTGAAGAGGACCAGCATGGCAGCCATTTTGTGTGCAGCAGATGAaagcaagaaacaagaaaaagctgCACCGTCCTGAGTGAGGAGAGCTTTTGCCAATGTCCTGGCAAAATTAACTGAATCCCACCTTCACGGTTCCagaggcagaggagcaggaatAGTTCTGTCTCATCTACTAATTGTTTATTTGCTATCTGCCATTTCCTGCCTCCTGCTAGACAAGTTTTATTTCACGTCTTTGTTCAGAAGTTGTTACTTGCTAGTGGAAATAAAGGGGAAGGTACATGATACAAGCTTGTACATTACGGACTAAAATGCAGCCTTAGACAGTGTTCCTAGATTAATATGAGGCAGCACATGACATCTTAATGATATAAAAAAATTCCGTCTTTCTTCTCTCTGTACCTAAACATTGTTGTCTGTGATCAGCTGTTACTACATTAATGAAATCATATAGACATCAGAACTATTTTAGATCAGTGACTCAGAAGATTTAGACTTTGGACCATAGCCATGTCAAAGGCCTTTAGCAAGAGGCAGGAGTACAGTGAAAGAAAACGTTGTCctaattttttcttctatccATATCAACTCTGTTTTCCAGGAATCCTGCTGATAAAGGAAGTATGTTTACCCTTAATTATTTCCATTCACTCAATTTTAAGTGAACAGCAAAAGTCATTCCCTGCACAGAGAAATTCCTTCTTCCTAGATCTGAGCAGAAGATCTGAAAGCTGTTTGCTCTTTtgaaagacatttcagaaaacaacttACGCGCCATAGTGCATCACTGAAGAGTAGTCATAGGGAAGGCCCAGATTTTTGGAATTCACTTTTCCAAAATTCCCTTGTTCCCCTGTAAGGTAGGAAAGCAACATTTCAGAACAATTATTGCTGCTCTAATAGTACACTGCCTGCTGTCATAATCCTAAGAGTAATTTAGGATACGAATAACTGGTTCTCTTGAGATCTTGGATCTATCAAAACTACCAGAACCTTTTGAAGCCCATGGGAACCCATTTTCACTCAGTCTAGTAGGTTTCAGAATATAAAGCGAATCTCTTCAAGCAAAGGTATTCATCTGTCCGTCTTCATTAGAGTGTCTCCAAATATATTTCAATGTATTATCTTGAACATTATAAGCATCCAACCTATGTCCCTAAAGCCGCATCATGTCTTGAGAGGGAAATCTGGCTGACCACCTAGATCAAAAATTCAGAGGTATGTTTGGGTGACCACCACCTTGTCTTGCTGAGTCCTTGCACCAAAGGGTTGTAAGACCACAAAAGAAAGGGATACAGCTTGCCTGTTACTTGCCCCAAAGAACATGTTATCAGCCATGTTCTGGCTTTTTCTCTGGTCAAACCCGTCAGCAGTGACTACAGTGAAGTGGTATGACTCACATGAAGCACAGGAACTCAGTAAGATCAGCTGGAAACATTCTGTTTGAATATAGCTGCTGATCATCTCATCACTTTTAATCTCTTTAGCCTTAAAAAGCCCATATGAGGTAAGAAAGCATTACACTGATACAGGACTGGGGCCCAGAGACACAAACTGGAATTCATGTCACCTAGCTTTATTTCTCTAAGTTAGACACTGAAGCT from Accipiter gentilis chromosome 22, bAccGen1.1, whole genome shotgun sequence encodes:
- the LOC126049501 gene encoding embryonic protein UVS.2-like → MKYFLLPTHLAFLYSFALSKPVQIATRNNDLGSEIVVYEGDILLRRGRRSAINCESCLWPKSQDGLVKVPINISSDFSMTERSWIADALQEISTLTCVQFVNRTTETDYVYVERGQSCWSYFGKIGGRQAVGLVKNGCMDKGAIQHEMNHALGFIHEQARSDRDRFVKIMWEHIVAGEQGNFGKVNSKNLGLPYDYSSVMHYGAYDFSSTPGKPTIVPVPDPSVPIGQREGLSNLDVAKINKLYKCNCCSNVLPKSKGSFSSVNYPSPYPNNSNCLWLIRIRRSKIFLQFEAFDLQHSSDCSSDYIKIYNGNSKNSPVLLDKYCGKGPLPSLVASGSTMLIQFTSDESITATGFRASYHRVNCGDTFTDSSGVITSPNYPNKYPKNQACFWVISSPVGYKISLKMLSFELEDSDRCIYDYLLIHDGSRPTSPAVGPYCGTEKAADFTSTGNFVLVEFHSDIVWELPGFVMSYTFGR